The following coding sequences are from one Ramlibacter henchirensis window:
- a CDS encoding RES family NAD+ phosphorylase: MLWDEGWFAFVRGERRDLWRGVEAQHRVATMRLADTLQEQELLEQLLDASKPRLPPRAAAAHYLLFTPFRYVAEWPSRFRRPEEAGAWYGADECLTVAAEIAHWRWKFFMDSDGLRGEQLVTEHTFFQARFSGIELDITQPPWNAHRERWRHGDDYSHCHALAARARSLPEAVQGIRYESARREGGLCQVVFDPAALSLPRPNLQQTWVCKTTRNLVMLSHERESIEFAMPA, from the coding sequence ATGCTCTGGGACGAGGGCTGGTTCGCCTTCGTCCGGGGCGAGCGGCGCGACCTGTGGCGCGGCGTGGAAGCCCAGCACCGCGTGGCGACGATGCGACTGGCCGACACCCTGCAGGAGCAGGAACTGCTGGAGCAGCTGCTCGATGCCAGCAAGCCCAGGCTGCCGCCTCGCGCCGCGGCCGCGCACTACCTGCTGTTCACGCCATTCCGCTACGTCGCCGAATGGCCCTCGCGCTTTCGCCGCCCCGAGGAAGCCGGAGCCTGGTACGGGGCCGACGAGTGCCTGACCGTCGCGGCCGAGATCGCGCACTGGCGCTGGAAGTTCTTCATGGATTCGGACGGACTGCGCGGCGAGCAGCTCGTCACCGAGCACACCTTCTTCCAGGCCCGCTTCAGCGGCATCGAGCTGGACATCACACAGCCCCCCTGGAACGCGCACCGGGAGCGGTGGCGGCATGGCGACGACTACTCGCATTGCCACGCGCTGGCCGCCCGGGCGCGCAGCCTGCCCGAGGCGGTGCAAGGGATCCGCTACGAGTCCGCGCGCCGGGAAGGCGGCCTGTGCCAGGTGGTGTTCGACCCTGCGGCCCTGAGCCTGCCGCGTCCGAACCTGCAGCAGACCTGGGTGTGCAAGACGACCCGGAACCTGGTGATGCTCTCCCACGAGCGGGAGAGCATCGAGTTCGCGATGCCGGCCTGA
- a CDS encoding Bug family tripartite tricarboxylate transporter substrate binding protein, giving the protein MPQQRSFSLRRRTFVAGAAAALAAPSLRAQASWPSKPVRFLVPFAPGGTSEIVARSVAAELSKQLGQNVFVENKPGGAGVVAMVEAQKAPPDGHTIILGHVGTLAVNPYMLANQPYDVNKDFVPVTLLAKVPNVFVIHPEVPAQNFREFVAFVKKNPGRLSYGSAGNASAGHLAMEYLKLVTGMFITHIPYRGTGPQLTDLLAGRTQASSAGMPALGAHIRSGKLRAIAVGTQQRIAAMPDVPTVQEMGYRDFETSQWYGILAPAGTPPDIVRRLQEESFRALRSNAVTERFATDSAVGGGGPPSEFAAFIAREQKIWSDIVKRAQIKAD; this is encoded by the coding sequence ATGCCGCAACAACGATCGTTCTCACTCCGGCGCCGCACCTTCGTGGCCGGCGCCGCCGCTGCGCTCGCCGCGCCCAGCCTGCGCGCGCAGGCGTCCTGGCCGAGCAAGCCGGTCCGCTTCCTGGTGCCCTTCGCTCCGGGCGGCACCTCGGAGATCGTCGCGCGTTCGGTCGCGGCCGAACTGAGCAAGCAGCTGGGCCAGAACGTCTTCGTGGAGAACAAGCCCGGCGGCGCCGGCGTGGTGGCGATGGTCGAGGCGCAGAAGGCTCCGCCCGACGGCCACACCATCATCCTGGGCCACGTCGGCACGCTGGCGGTCAATCCGTACATGCTGGCCAACCAGCCGTACGACGTGAACAAGGACTTCGTCCCGGTCACGCTGCTGGCGAAGGTGCCCAACGTGTTCGTCATCCACCCGGAGGTGCCCGCGCAGAACTTCCGCGAGTTCGTCGCCTTCGTGAAGAAGAACCCGGGGCGCCTGAGCTACGGCTCGGCCGGCAACGCCAGCGCGGGGCATCTGGCGATGGAGTACCTGAAGCTGGTGACCGGGATGTTCATCACCCACATCCCGTACCGCGGCACCGGCCCGCAGCTCACCGACCTGCTGGCCGGCCGCACGCAGGCTTCTTCAGCGGGCATGCCGGCGCTCGGCGCGCATATCCGCAGCGGCAAGCTGCGCGCGATCGCGGTGGGCACGCAGCAGCGCATCGCGGCCATGCCCGACGTGCCGACGGTGCAGGAGATGGGCTACCGGGATTTCGAGACGTCGCAGTGGTACGGCATCCTGGCGCCGGCCGGAACGCCGCCTGACATCGTTCGGCGTCTGCAGGAAGAGTCCTTCAGGGCGCTGCGCTCGAACGCGGTGACGGAGCGATTCGCGACCGACAGCGCGGTGGGCGGCGGCGGCCCGCCCAGCGAGTTCGCGGCGTTCATCGCCCGCGAGCAGAAGATCTGGAGCGATATCGTCAAGCGCGCCCAGATCAAGGCCGACTGA
- a CDS encoding MFS transporter yields MTPLERRASGSLSLVFAARMLGLFLVLPVFALEAARYPGGQDAALVGLAMGIYGLTQGLLQIPFGMASDRFGRKRVILIGLAVFAGGSFVAAVADNLLWLIVGRSLQGAGAVSAAVTALLADQTRDEVRTKAMAMVGASIGLMFALSLVAAPVLAGVGGLPILFAITGVLAMACMGIVTWWTPPEPAEHKADARPRGGLREVLRHPGLLRLDVGVFVLHAVQLAMWVAIPALLVQAGLEKDRHWTVYLPTVLGSFAVMGLTLFPLERRGYLRAVFLASIGLVGVVQVALALVADRPSIAALAAVLFVFFCGFNVLEASQPSMASRVAPPHARGAALGVYNTLQSLGFFAGGAVGGWLTKHVGAQGLFAVCAGLTFLWLVIAWPMAAPGRSPSPEEVLADEAQAT; encoded by the coding sequence ATGACGCCGCTGGAGCGCCGCGCCAGCGGCTCGCTCTCGCTGGTGTTCGCCGCCCGCATGCTCGGCCTTTTCCTGGTGCTGCCCGTGTTCGCGCTCGAGGCGGCGCGCTATCCCGGCGGCCAGGACGCGGCGCTCGTGGGCCTCGCGATGGGCATCTACGGCCTGACCCAGGGCTTGCTGCAGATCCCGTTCGGCATGGCGTCGGACCGGTTCGGCCGCAAGCGCGTGATCCTCATCGGTTTGGCCGTGTTCGCGGGCGGCAGCTTCGTGGCGGCGGTGGCGGACAACCTGCTGTGGCTGATCGTCGGGCGATCGCTGCAGGGCGCCGGCGCGGTGTCGGCCGCGGTCACCGCCTTGCTGGCCGACCAGACGCGCGACGAGGTCCGCACCAAGGCGATGGCGATGGTGGGCGCGAGCATCGGGCTGATGTTCGCGCTGTCCCTCGTGGCCGCCCCCGTGCTTGCCGGAGTAGGTGGACTGCCGATCCTGTTCGCCATCACCGGCGTCCTGGCGATGGCCTGCATGGGCATCGTCACCTGGTGGACGCCGCCGGAACCGGCCGAGCACAAGGCGGACGCCAGGCCGCGAGGCGGACTCCGCGAAGTGCTGCGCCATCCGGGGCTGCTGCGCCTGGACGTCGGCGTCTTCGTGCTGCATGCCGTGCAGCTGGCGATGTGGGTGGCGATTCCCGCCCTGCTGGTGCAGGCGGGGCTGGAAAAGGATCGGCACTGGACGGTCTACCTGCCGACGGTGCTGGGCTCGTTCGCCGTGATGGGGCTGACGCTGTTCCCGCTGGAGCGTCGCGGCTACCTGCGCGCGGTGTTCCTGGCCTCGATCGGTCTGGTGGGGGTCGTGCAGGTGGCGCTGGCGCTGGTGGCCGACCGGCCCTCGATTGCGGCGCTGGCCGCGGTGCTGTTCGTCTTCTTCTGCGGCTTCAACGTGCTCGAGGCCAGCCAGCCCAGCATGGCTTCGCGCGTCGCACCGCCGCATGCCCGCGGCGCCGCGCTGGGCGTCTACAACACCCTCCAATCGCTGGGCTTCTTTGCCGGCGGAGCGGTCGGCGGCTGGCTCACCAAGCACGTTGGGGCGCAGGGGCTGTTCGCGGTCTGTGCCGGATTGACGTTCCTCTGGCTCGTGATCGCCTGGCCCATGGCCGCCCCGGGCCGCTCGCCCTCGCCGGAGGAAGTCCTGGCCGACGAGGCCCAGGCCACATAA
- the mnmA gene encoding tRNA 2-thiouridine(34) synthase MnmA has product MGKGKRVVVGLSGGVDSAVSAWLLKRQGWDVIAIFMKNWEDDDDDEYCSSRQDFLDAAAVADVIGIELEHVNFAAEYRDRVFAEFLREYQAGRTPNPDVLCNAEIKFKAFLDHAMRLGAEKIATGHYARVRENDGRFELLKGLDETKDQSYFLHRLTQAQLGKSLFPVGELRKTEVRRIAAEIGLPNARKKDSTGICFIGERPFREFLNRYISKEPGPIKDERGRVIGQHQGLSFYTLGQRQGLGIGGIKARGARKGGGEHAPWFVARKDVESNTLWVVQGHDHPWLQSLALQAGDASWIAGEAPPAGDYGSKTRYRQADAPCRLAAGANGAFQLAFDQPQWAVTPGQSAVLYDAELCLGGGVIASAQPSA; this is encoded by the coding sequence ATGGGGAAGGGCAAGCGCGTCGTCGTGGGCTTGAGCGGGGGTGTGGACTCCGCCGTCAGCGCCTGGCTGCTCAAGCGGCAGGGCTGGGACGTCATCGCCATCTTCATGAAGAACTGGGAAGACGATGATGACGACGAGTACTGCTCCTCGCGCCAGGACTTCCTGGACGCCGCGGCGGTCGCCGACGTCATTGGCATCGAGCTCGAGCACGTCAACTTCGCCGCCGAGTACCGTGACCGCGTCTTCGCCGAGTTCCTGCGCGAATACCAGGCGGGCCGCACGCCCAACCCCGACGTGCTGTGCAACGCCGAGATCAAGTTCAAGGCGTTCCTCGACCACGCGATGCGGCTGGGCGCCGAGAAGATCGCGACCGGCCACTACGCCCGGGTGCGCGAGAACGACGGCCGCTTCGAGCTTCTGAAGGGCCTGGACGAGACCAAGGACCAGAGCTACTTCCTGCACCGGCTGACGCAAGCGCAGCTGGGAAAGTCGCTGTTCCCCGTGGGCGAGCTGCGCAAGACCGAGGTGCGCCGGATCGCGGCGGAGATCGGCTTGCCGAATGCGCGCAAGAAGGACTCGACCGGCATCTGCTTCATCGGCGAGCGGCCGTTCCGCGAGTTCCTCAACCGCTACATCTCCAAGGAGCCGGGGCCGATCAAGGACGAGCGCGGCCGGGTGATCGGGCAGCACCAGGGACTGTCCTTCTACACGCTCGGTCAGCGTCAAGGCCTGGGCATCGGCGGGATCAAGGCCCGCGGCGCGCGCAAGGGTGGCGGCGAGCACGCGCCCTGGTTCGTGGCGCGCAAGGACGTGGAGAGCAACACGCTGTGGGTGGTGCAGGGACACGACCACCCCTGGCTGCAGTCGCTGGCGCTTCAGGCCGGCGACGCGAGCTGGATCGCCGGGGAAGCGCCCCCGGCGGGCGATTACGGCTCGAAAACCCGCTACCGCCAGGCCGACGCGCCCTGCCGGCTCGCGGCGGGCGCCAACGGCGCGTTCCAGCTCGCCTTCGACCAGCCGCAGTGGGCCGTGACGCCGGGGCAGTCGGCTGTGCTGTACGACGCCGAGCTGTGCCTCGGCGGAGGCGTCATCGCCTCAGCCCAGCCGTCCGCCTGA
- a CDS encoding lactonase family protein → MQRRSLIRSLPPLALLAGSGVLLAGCGGGGGGGSPAPAPVPPSPPAPTVRTFAYVANYESADVSIYQVEADGTLSPGETAVAGAGAASIAIHPSARFAYVANSEEDNVSTYTVDAVSGMLKPGTPFAAGHRTSKIRIHPSGRFAYVISADDNTFQVCSIASDTGALEGIETVLVGAGGRANDIALDVSGRALYVARSDNRISCYEVEDTGNLGAPTTVNAGFAPQALAIAPSGHFLYTANADGTVSRHAIDAVTREPGPPVFEADFDSSWSIAIDPLGRFAFVATLDLEGYGVWAFTIDPGTGALGSPIRTDSPDGILSMAVTPSGRFVYATNEAGTVSTFEVNEDTGALALMAGSTAAGTSPGGISIVNVAE, encoded by the coding sequence ATGCAACGTCGTTCCCTGATTCGATCTCTCCCACCATTGGCCCTGCTGGCCGGGAGTGGTGTTCTTCTGGCGGGTTGCGGCGGTGGAGGGGGAGGGGGATCACCAGCGCCTGCGCCTGTGCCGCCCTCCCCTCCCGCGCCAACTGTTCGTACGTTCGCCTACGTTGCGAATTACGAGTCTGCCGACGTTTCGATCTATCAGGTTGAAGCCGATGGCACGTTGAGCCCCGGCGAGACAGCGGTGGCCGGTGCCGGAGCCGCTTCGATTGCGATTCATCCGTCCGCCCGTTTTGCCTATGTTGCCAACTCCGAGGAGGACAATGTCTCGACGTACACGGTGGATGCCGTGTCGGGCATGCTGAAGCCGGGAACTCCGTTTGCGGCCGGGCATCGGACTAGCAAGATTCGCATCCATCCATCCGGACGCTTCGCTTATGTCATATCGGCTGATGACAACACGTTCCAGGTCTGTTCGATTGCTTCGGATACGGGAGCGCTGGAAGGAATAGAGACCGTGCTTGTGGGAGCAGGAGGCCGTGCAAACGATATCGCGCTGGACGTTTCCGGCCGGGCTTTGTACGTGGCGAGGTCGGACAATCGCATCTCGTGTTATGAGGTCGAAGACACAGGCAACCTGGGAGCTCCAACCACTGTGAATGCGGGCTTCGCGCCGCAGGCTCTCGCCATTGCGCCGTCGGGGCACTTTCTCTACACCGCGAACGCCGATGGAACAGTTTCTAGACACGCAATCGATGCAGTAACACGCGAACCGGGCCCCCCAGTCTTTGAAGCGGACTTCGACTCCTCTTGGTCTATTGCCATTGACCCCTTGGGACGATTTGCCTTTGTCGCTACGTTGGACTTGGAGGGGTACGGCGTGTGGGCCTTCACCATTGACCCCGGCACTGGTGCACTCGGTTCCCCCATCCGTACGGACAGCCCCGATGGAATCTTGTCGATGGCAGTCACTCCGTCGGGTCGGTTCGTTTATGCAACGAACGAGGCGGGCACTGTATCTACGTTCGAGGTCAACGAAGACACGGGCGCGCTTGCCTTGATGGCGGGGTCAACCGCGGCAGGTACCAGCCCCGGCGGAATCAGTATTGTCAACGTGGCTGAGTGA
- a CDS encoding NUDIX hydrolase — protein sequence MDMRWKPSVTVAAIIEREGRFLLVEEETSEGLKLNNPAGHLDPGESPAQACARETLEETAYRFEPTALVGVYLSRAKRAATGEDFTYLRFAFCGRLGEREPGRSLDTGIVRALWLTPQEIRASAARHRSPLLLRCVEDYLAGVRHPLSVITTDDSVFTTR from the coding sequence ATGGACATGCGTTGGAAGCCAAGCGTCACCGTCGCCGCGATCATCGAGCGCGAAGGGCGCTTCCTGCTGGTGGAGGAAGAGACCAGCGAGGGTCTGAAGCTCAACAACCCCGCCGGGCATCTCGACCCGGGCGAATCGCCCGCGCAGGCCTGCGCGCGCGAGACGCTGGAAGAGACGGCGTACCGGTTCGAGCCGACAGCGCTGGTGGGCGTCTACCTGTCGCGGGCCAAGCGGGCCGCGACGGGCGAGGACTTCACCTACCTGCGTTTCGCGTTCTGCGGCCGGCTCGGCGAGCGCGAGCCGGGTCGTTCGCTGGACACCGGCATCGTGCGGGCGCTGTGGCTCACGCCGCAGGAGATCCGCGCCAGCGCCGCGCGGCATCGCAGCCCCTTGCTGCTGCGCTGCGTGGAAGACTACCTGGCGGGGGTGCGCCACCCGCTGTCGGTGATCACGACGGACGACAGCGTGTTCACCACACGCTGA
- the uvrA gene encoding excinuclease ABC subunit UvrA, with protein sequence MNTSEGKYLARSLQDQRISIRGARTHNLKNIDLDLPRNQLVVITGLSGSGKSSLAFDTMYAEGQRRYVESLSAYARQFLQLMDKPEVDLIEGLSPAIAIEQKATSHNPRSTVGTVTEIHDYLRLLFARAGTPYCPNHDIPLSSQTVSQMVDTVLALPADTRLMVLAPIARERKGEFEDVFAHMQAQGYVRFRINGKPFEAENLPKLKKTEKHDIDVVIDRLKVRPEVQQRLAESFEAALRLAEGRAIALEMDSGKEHLFNAKFACPICHYSIAELEPRLFSFNSPVGACPECDGLGSMEFFDPQRVVAFPSLSLASGAIKGWDRRNPYYFSMVESLAKHYRFSVDEPFENLEAAVQKAVLQGSGEEEIRFNYVMESGTFAGKKVTRKHAWEGVIPNMVRRYRETDSATVREELARYRSLQPCPVCAGTRLRTEARHVRVGEDGQARTIYDVSRVTLREALAYFEGLQLRGAKGEIASKVVREISNRLRFLNDVGLNYLSLERSAETLSGGEAQRIRLASQIGSGLTGVMYVLDEPSIGLHQRDNDRLIGTLKHLRDIGNSVLVVEHDEDMIRAADHVVDMGPGAGIHGGQVMAQGTPDDVQASEKSLTGRYMAGTLSIPLPKKRNAWLPLEGGKPGELQRLRIVGARGNNLKDVTVEFPVGLLTCVTGVSGSGKSTLVNDTLYAAVARTLYRAHEEPAPHEEIDGIEHFDKVINVDQSPIGRTPRSNPATYTGLFTPIRELMAETSTAKERGYGPGRFSFNVAGGRCEACQGDGMVKVEMHFLPDVYVPCDVCRGARYNRETLEVQWKGRNIAQILDLTVEDAYEFLKPVPAIARKLQTLLDVGLSYIKLGQAATTLSGGEAQRVKLALELSKRDTGRTLYILDEPTTGLHFADIDLLLKVLHQLRDAGNTIVVIEHNLDVIKTADWVVDMGPEGGAGGGTVVGAGTPEAIAGNAGSHTGRYLKRLL encoded by the coding sequence TTGAACACGTCCGAAGGCAAGTACCTGGCCCGATCGCTGCAGGACCAGCGGATCTCGATCCGCGGGGCGCGCACGCACAACCTCAAGAACATCGACCTGGACCTGCCGCGCAACCAGCTGGTGGTGATCACCGGCCTGTCGGGCTCGGGCAAGTCGTCGCTGGCGTTCGACACGATGTACGCCGAAGGCCAGCGGCGCTACGTCGAGAGCCTGTCGGCGTATGCCCGGCAATTCCTGCAGCTGATGGACAAGCCCGAGGTGGACCTGATCGAGGGCCTGTCACCGGCGATCGCCATCGAGCAGAAGGCCACCAGCCACAACCCGCGCTCGACCGTGGGCACCGTGACCGAGATCCACGATTACCTGCGCCTGCTGTTCGCGCGCGCCGGGACGCCCTATTGCCCCAACCACGACATCCCGCTGTCGTCGCAGACGGTGTCACAGATGGTCGACACGGTGCTCGCACTGCCGGCCGACACGCGGCTGATGGTGCTGGCGCCGATCGCGCGCGAACGCAAGGGCGAATTCGAGGACGTGTTTGCGCACATGCAGGCGCAGGGCTACGTGCGCTTCCGAATCAATGGCAAGCCGTTCGAAGCCGAGAACCTGCCCAAGCTGAAGAAGACCGAGAAGCACGACATCGACGTGGTGATCGACCGGCTGAAGGTGCGGCCGGAGGTGCAGCAGCGCCTGGCCGAGAGCTTCGAGGCCGCGCTGCGGCTGGCCGAGGGCCGCGCCATCGCGCTCGAGATGGACAGCGGCAAGGAGCACCTGTTCAACGCCAAGTTCGCCTGCCCGATCTGCCACTACTCGATCGCCGAGCTGGAGCCGCGGCTGTTCTCGTTCAACTCGCCCGTGGGTGCCTGCCCCGAGTGCGACGGGCTCGGGAGCATGGAGTTCTTCGACCCGCAGCGCGTCGTCGCGTTTCCCTCGCTGTCCCTGGCGTCGGGAGCGATCAAGGGCTGGGACCGGCGCAACCCGTACTACTTCAGCATGGTCGAGAGCCTGGCGAAGCACTACCGCTTCAGCGTGGACGAGCCGTTCGAGAACCTCGAGGCGGCCGTGCAGAAGGCGGTGCTGCAGGGCTCCGGCGAGGAAGAGATCCGATTCAACTACGTGATGGAATCGGGCACCTTCGCCGGAAAGAAAGTCACGAGGAAACATGCGTGGGAGGGTGTGATTCCGAACATGGTGAGGCGCTATCGCGAGACCGACTCGGCCACGGTGCGCGAGGAGCTGGCCCGCTACCGCAGCCTGCAGCCCTGCCCTGTTTGCGCCGGCACGCGGCTGCGCACCGAAGCGCGGCATGTGCGCGTGGGCGAAGACGGGCAGGCCCGCACGATCTACGACGTCAGCCGAGTCACGCTGCGTGAAGCGCTGGCGTACTTCGAAGGGCTGCAACTGCGCGGCGCCAAGGGGGAAATCGCGTCCAAGGTCGTGCGCGAGATCTCGAACCGGCTCAGGTTCCTGAACGACGTCGGGCTGAACTACCTGAGCCTGGAGCGCAGCGCCGAGACGCTCTCCGGCGGCGAGGCGCAGCGTATTCGGCTCGCGAGCCAGATCGGCTCCGGCCTGACGGGCGTGATGTACGTGCTGGACGAGCCCAGCATCGGCCTGCACCAGCGCGACAACGACCGGCTGATCGGCACGCTCAAGCACCTGCGCGACATCGGCAACAGCGTGCTGGTGGTCGAGCACGACGAGGACATGATCCGCGCCGCCGACCACGTGGTGGACATGGGGCCCGGTGCCGGCATCCACGGCGGCCAGGTCATGGCTCAGGGCACGCCGGACGACGTGCAGGCCAGCGAGAAATCGCTCACCGGCCGCTACATGGCCGGCACGCTGAGCATTCCCCTGCCGAAGAAGCGCAACGCCTGGCTGCCGCTGGAAGGCGGCAAGCCCGGCGAGCTGCAGCGGCTGCGCATCGTGGGTGCGCGCGGCAACAACCTCAAGGATGTCACGGTCGAATTCCCGGTCGGGCTGCTCACCTGCGTGACGGGCGTATCCGGCTCGGGCAAGTCGACGCTGGTCAACGACACGCTCTACGCCGCCGTCGCGCGCACGCTCTACCGCGCGCACGAGGAGCCTGCGCCGCACGAGGAGATCGACGGCATCGAGCACTTCGACAAGGTGATCAACGTCGACCAGTCGCCGATCGGCCGCACGCCGCGAAGCAACCCAGCCACCTACACCGGACTGTTCACGCCGATCCGCGAGCTGATGGCCGAAACGTCGACGGCCAAGGAGCGCGGGTATGGGCCGGGGCGCTTCTCCTTCAACGTGGCCGGCGGGCGCTGCGAAGCGTGCCAGGGCGACGGGATGGTCAAGGTGGAGATGCACTTCCTTCCCGACGTCTACGTGCCATGCGACGTGTGCCGGGGCGCCCGCTACAACCGCGAGACGCTGGAGGTGCAGTGGAAGGGCCGGAACATCGCGCAGATCCTGGACCTCACGGTGGAGGACGCGTACGAATTCTTGAAGCCGGTGCCGGCGATCGCGCGCAAGTTGCAGACGCTGCTGGATGTGGGGCTGTCGTACATCAAGCTGGGGCAGGCGGCGACGACGCTGTCAGGCGGCGAGGCGCAGCGGGTGAAGCTGGCGCTGGAGCTGTCGAAGCGGGATACGGGGCGGACGCTCTACATCCTGGACGAGCCGACGACTGGGTTGCATTTCGCGGACATCGACCTGCTGCTGAAGGTGCTGCACCAGCTGCGCGATGCGGGGAACACGATCGTCGTGATCGAGCACAACCTGGATGTGATCAAGACGGCGGATTGGGTGGTGGATATGGGGCCCGAGGGTGGGGCTGGGGGCGGGACGGTGGTGGGGGCAGGGACGCCGGAGGCGATTGCGGGGAATGCGGGGAGTCATACGGGGCGGTATCTCAAGCGGCTGCTTTGA
- a CDS encoding MbcA/ParS/Xre antitoxin family protein — protein MAGTATAAESAAAAAVLTKAALRAAQLLGLSNAAFARTVGVSESQVSRMAAGQRQLEIGTKPAELATLLVRVYRSLDALVGNSDRHRQLWMSSQNRAFNEAPKDAIQRVEGLVRVVRYLDGARALI, from the coding sequence ATGGCTGGAACAGCAACCGCCGCCGAGAGCGCCGCCGCCGCGGCCGTGCTCACCAAGGCGGCCCTGCGCGCCGCGCAGCTCCTGGGCCTGAGCAACGCTGCCTTCGCCCGCACCGTGGGCGTGAGCGAATCGCAGGTCTCCCGCATGGCCGCCGGCCAGCGCCAGCTGGAGATCGGCACCAAACCGGCCGAGCTGGCCACGCTGCTGGTCCGGGTGTACCGCTCGCTGGACGCGCTGGTGGGCAACAGCGACCGGCACCGGCAGCTCTGGATGAGCAGCCAGAACCGCGCGTTCAACGAGGCCCCGAAGGACGCGATCCAGCGCGTCGAAGGCCTGGTCCGCGTCGTCCGCTACCTGGACGGCGCGCGCGCCCTGATCTGA
- the ssb gene encoding single-stranded DNA-binding protein gives MASVNKVILVGNLGKDPEMRTFPSGGRVCNVTIATSERWKDKQTGEMKEATEWHRVVFNDRLAEIAGEYLRKGSQVYVEGSLRTRKWTDQQGVEKFTTEIRADEMKMLGKREGMGGGAPGGDDEGGGYERRAPAPRAAAPAPAGQRPAASKPSSGFDDMDDDIPF, from the coding sequence ATGGCATCGGTAAACAAAGTCATCCTCGTCGGCAACCTCGGCAAGGATCCCGAGATGCGCACGTTCCCGAGCGGCGGCCGCGTCTGCAACGTCACCATCGCCACGTCCGAGCGCTGGAAGGACAAGCAGACCGGCGAGATGAAGGAAGCCACCGAGTGGCACCGGGTCGTCTTCAACGACCGCCTGGCCGAGATCGCGGGCGAGTACCTGCGCAAGGGCTCGCAGGTCTACGTCGAGGGGAGCCTGCGCACCCGCAAGTGGACTGACCAGCAGGGCGTTGAGAAATTCACGACCGAGATCCGCGCCGACGAGATGAAGATGCTCGGCAAGCGCGAGGGCATGGGCGGCGGTGCCCCGGGTGGCGACGACGAGGGCGGCGGCTACGAACGCCGCGCCCCGGCGCCCCGTGCGGCCGCACCCGCGCCCGCTGGCCAGCGCCCGGCCGCGAGCAAGCCGTCGTCGGGCTTCGACGACATGGACGACGACATCCCCTTCTGA
- a CDS encoding SDR family NAD(P)-dependent oxidoreductase, translating into MDLKLEDKTALVTGASAGIGRAIAVSLAAEGVRVAIAARRTDQLEALAKEIVAAGGKPPVVLGCDLYEEEASRKLAASAQQALGRVDILVNNAGGSRSFKDLHVSEEAWQEAMTLNFHRPRQLADALIDGMIASGWGRIINITGKSEPEHINGAFCAKAGIHSWAKGLSRMVGKHGVTVNCIPPGRIHSEQIYRNYTPEYREWQSEHEIPVGRYGEPEELADLVTFLASPRAGYITGAVIPVDGGLRRYQF; encoded by the coding sequence ATGGACCTGAAACTCGAAGACAAAACCGCGCTGGTGACCGGCGCGAGCGCGGGCATCGGCCGCGCGATCGCGGTGTCGCTGGCCGCCGAAGGCGTGAGGGTGGCGATCGCCGCCCGCCGCACCGACCAGCTGGAAGCGCTCGCGAAAGAGATCGTGGCGGCAGGCGGCAAACCGCCGGTGGTGCTCGGCTGCGATCTCTACGAGGAGGAAGCGTCGCGCAAGCTCGCCGCCTCGGCGCAGCAGGCGCTGGGCCGCGTCGACATCCTGGTGAACAACGCGGGCGGCTCGCGCAGCTTCAAGGACCTGCACGTGAGCGAAGAGGCCTGGCAGGAAGCCATGACGCTGAACTTCCATCGCCCGCGGCAACTGGCCGATGCGCTGATCGACGGCATGATCGCCAGCGGCTGGGGCCGCATCATCAACATCACCGGCAAGAGCGAGCCCGAGCACATCAATGGCGCGTTCTGCGCGAAGGCCGGCATCCATAGCTGGGCGAAGGGCTTGTCGCGCATGGTCGGCAAGCACGGGGTCACCGTGAACTGCATTCCACCGGGCCGCATCCACTCCGAGCAGATCTATCGCAACTACACGCCGGAGTACCGCGAGTGGCAGTCGGAGCACGAGATCCCCGTCGGCCGCTACGGCGAGCCGGAGGAACTCGCCGACCTCGTCACCTTCCTCGCGTCGCCGCGCGCCGGCTACATCACCGGCGCCGTGATCCCGGTCGATGGGGGTTTGCGCAGATACCAATTCTGA